The Micavibrio sp. TMED2 genome includes a window with the following:
- a CDS encoding complex I NDUFA9 subunit family protein, giving the protein MTLNQPGKVATVFGGTGFIGRYLVQRLARDGYSVRVPTRHAAEANRLRVSGVVGQVVPVRMSLKNDAAIERVVDGADWVINLVGILAENRKQKFSALHAELPGRIAAACTKAGVKSLVHVSAIGADKSSASAYARSKAEGEENLLKNFPQATIMRPSVVFGPEDDFLNRFGEMCMLSPVLPLIGGGQSRFQPVYVADVAEAIHVALASKDARGQIYELGGPRRYTFKQILEYINEVTGRDRKLVNVPFCLASFKAAFLEKLPGQILTRDQVTLLKSDNIVSDSAKRLGDLGIEPTTMEAIAPRYLYRFRKGGRFAGKGDPKSASATESRGVAA; this is encoded by the coding sequence ATGACATTGAACCAACCCGGCAAGGTCGCAACCGTATTCGGCGGAACAGGTTTTATCGGACGCTATCTGGTACAGCGCCTCGCCCGTGATGGCTATTCCGTCCGGGTTCCAACCCGTCACGCGGCAGAAGCAAACCGGCTGCGCGTCAGTGGCGTTGTCGGTCAGGTGGTCCCGGTGCGCATGAGCCTGAAAAACGATGCCGCGATCGAGCGTGTGGTCGATGGTGCCGACTGGGTCATCAATCTGGTCGGGATTCTGGCCGAGAACCGGAAACAGAAATTCAGCGCCCTGCACGCCGAGCTGCCGGGCCGGATCGCCGCTGCCTGTACCAAGGCCGGGGTCAAGTCGCTGGTCCATGTCTCGGCTATCGGTGCCGACAAATCATCCGCATCCGCCTATGCCCGCAGCAAGGCCGAGGGTGAAGAGAACCTGCTGAAGAACTTCCCGCAGGCAACCATCATGCGCCCGAGCGTGGTGTTCGGCCCGGAAGACGACTTCCTCAACCGGTTCGGCGAGATGTGCATGCTGTCACCGGTATTGCCGCTCATCGGCGGTGGCCAGTCACGGTTCCAGCCGGTCTATGTCGCCGATGTGGCAGAAGCCATTCATGTGGCCCTAGCCTCGAAGGACGCACGCGGCCAGATTTATGAACTCGGCGGCCCCCGTCGCTATACGTTCAAGCAGATCCTCGAATACATCAATGAGGTTACCGGTCGTGACCGCAAGCTGGTCAACGTGCCGTTCTGCCTCGCCAGCTTCAAGGCTGCGTTCCTTGAGAAACTGCCGGGCCAGATCCTGACCCGTGATCAGGTAACCCTGCTGAAATCCGATAATATCGTCAGTGACAGCGCCAAGCGCCTTGGCGATCTCGGTATCGAACCGACCACAATGGAAGCGATTGCCCCGCGCTATCTCTACCGGTTCCGGAAGGGCGGGCGCTTTGCCGGCAAGGGCGACCCGAAAAGCGCCAGCGCCACCGAAAGCCGCGGCGTCGCGGCCTAG
- a CDS encoding MFS transporter translates to MTGTAHRRSSIVGWCLYDWANSAYSTVMLTFVFSVYFAKGVVGDEAEGSGMWGFAIGAAGLAVALLAPILGAIADHAGPRKPWIGALTLIAVLATAGLWFAEPDRAFIPLVITLVVISSITFEIGQVFYNAMLPTVAPRHMLGRMSGWGWGIGYIGGLACLALALALLIKPDPALFGLDRGNQEHVRATAILVALWYGLFSVPLFLWTDDKPWGESRPLGAAIAAGLKQLKHSLRSLPGKPTLMRFLIASALYRDGLGTLFAVGGLYAAGSFGMDFDEILIFAIGLNLTAGIGAIAFSWVDDRVGAKPTILISLAGLIGFSTTILFITDKTLFIGLALALGIFVGPTQSASRSLLARISPPELTTEMFGLYALTGKSIAFLGPILFGWVTLWTDSQRWGLATVICFFLAGALILLTVRPTTAGDDPSP, encoded by the coding sequence ATGACCGGAACTGCACATCGACGGTCATCGATCGTGGGCTGGTGCCTGTATGACTGGGCCAATTCCGCCTATAGCACGGTGATGTTGACCTTTGTTTTCAGCGTCTATTTCGCCAAGGGCGTTGTTGGCGATGAGGCGGAAGGTTCCGGCATGTGGGGCTTTGCCATTGGGGCTGCCGGTCTCGCTGTTGCCCTGCTGGCACCAATACTCGGTGCCATTGCCGATCATGCTGGACCGCGCAAACCGTGGATTGGCGCGCTTACCCTGATCGCTGTACTGGCCACGGCAGGGCTATGGTTTGCCGAGCCGGACCGGGCGTTTATCCCGCTAGTCATAACCCTTGTCGTGATTTCGAGTATAACGTTCGAGATCGGGCAGGTATTCTACAACGCCATGCTGCCGACCGTGGCGCCACGTCATATGCTGGGGCGCATGTCCGGCTGGGGCTGGGGCATCGGCTATATCGGCGGGCTGGCCTGTCTGGCGCTGGCGCTGGCCTTGCTGATCAAGCCCGATCCGGCGCTATTCGGCCTCGACCGGGGCAATCAGGAGCATGTACGGGCAACGGCCATTCTTGTGGCTCTGTGGTACGGGTTGTTTTCCGTGCCCCTGTTTCTCTGGACCGATGACAAGCCATGGGGCGAGAGCAGACCGCTTGGTGCCGCCATCGCCGCCGGATTGAAACAGCTGAAGCATTCTCTGCGCTCCCTGCCGGGCAAGCCGACGCTCATGCGCTTCCTGATCGCCTCGGCGCTGTATCGGGATGGCCTTGGTACCCTGTTTGCCGTTGGCGGGCTTTATGCGGCTGGCAGCTTCGGCATGGACTTCGATGAAATCCTGATTTTTGCCATTGGCCTTAACCTCACCGCCGGGATTGGTGCCATTGCCTTCTCATGGGTTGATGACCGGGTTGGGGCCAAGCCGACAATCCTGATTTCCCTTGCCGGGTTGATCGGTTTCAGTACGACAATCCTGTTCATTACCGACAAGACGCTGTTTATCGGCCTGGCGCTAGCGCTCGGCATCTTTGTTGGTCCGACGCAATCGGCCAGCCGGTCCCTGCTGGCCCGGATCAGCCCACCGGAGCTGACAACCGAGATGTTTGGCCTCTATGCCCTGACCGGTAAATCCATTGCGTTTCTGGGGCCGATCCTGTTCGGTTGGGTGACCCTGTGGACCGACAGCCAGCGCTGGGGACTGGCAACGGTTATCTGCTTCTTTCTGGCTGGTGCCCTGATCCTGCTGACGGTTCGCCCGACGACTGCCGGTGATGATCCATCCCCGTAA
- a CDS encoding co-chaperone GroES, with amino-acid sequence MSFRPLHDRVLVRRIESEDKTAGGIIIPDNAKEKPSEGEVVAVGSGARDETGKVQPLDVKPGDRVLFGKWSGTEVRIDGEDLLVMKESDIMGVIDGKAAAKAA; translated from the coding sequence ATGAGCTTCCGCCCATTGCATGACCGTGTTCTTGTCCGCCGCATCGAAAGCGAAGATAAAACCGCTGGCGGCATCATCATTCCTGACAATGCCAAGGAAAAGCCATCCGAGGGCGAAGTTGTCGCCGTTGGTTCCGGCGCCCGCGACGAAACCGGCAAGGTCCAGCCTCTGGACGTCAAGCCGGGCGACCGCGTCCTGTTCGGCAAATGGTCAGGCACCGAAGTCCGCATCGATGGCGAAGATCTGCTCGTCATGAAGGAAAGCGACATCATGGGTGTGATCGACGGTAAGGCTGCTGCGAAAGCTGCCTGA
- a CDS encoding ribonuclease D encodes MAIYLHDHDLPESFDPGTAVAIDCETMGLLPARDRLCLVQVSAGDGDAHLVKIAKDVQPAPRLSAILTDPKITKLYHYGRFDIAVMYYTFGAMSAPNYCTKIASRLIRTYTDRHSLKELCREVLGISLSKEQQSSDWGGDSLSEDQQHYAASDVLYLHQLKAELDRRLEREGRMAMAQSCFDFLPTRCQLDLAGWPETDIFSH; translated from the coding sequence ATGGCTATCTATCTGCACGACCATGACCTGCCGGAAAGCTTCGACCCCGGCACGGCGGTCGCCATCGATTGCGAGACCATGGGGCTGCTCCCGGCCCGCGACCGGCTTTGTCTGGTACAGGTGTCTGCCGGTGACGGCGACGCCCATCTGGTCAAGATCGCCAAGGATGTGCAACCGGCACCGCGCCTCTCGGCAATTTTGACCGATCCCAAGATTACCAAGCTGTATCATTACGGGCGTTTCGACATTGCCGTGATGTATTACACCTTCGGGGCGATGAGCGCGCCGAACTACTGCACCAAGATCGCTTCCCGCCTGATCCGCACCTATACCGACCGCCATTCGCTCAAGGAGCTGTGCCGGGAAGTGCTCGGCATCAGTCTGTCGAAAGAGCAGCAAAGTTCCGATTGGGGCGGCGACTCGCTGAGCGAAGATCAGCAGCATTACGCTGCGTCCGACGTTCTGTACCTGCACCAGCTCAAGGCCGAACTGGACCGTCGACTGGAGCGTGAGGGCCGTATGGCCATGGCGCAGTCATGCTTTGATTTCCTGCCAACCCGCTGTCAGCTTGATCTGGCAGGCTGGCCGGAAACGGATATTTTCTCGCACTAG
- a CDS encoding chaperonin GroL: MAAKEVKFDADARQRMLKGVDILANAVKVTLGPKGRNVVIDKSFGAPRITKDGVSVAKEIELKDKFENMGAQMVREVASKTNDLAGDGTTTATVLAQAIVREGVKSVAAGMNPMDLKRGIDMAVEAVVADLKGRASKVNANSEIAQVGTISANGDEEIGKMIAEAMEKVGHEGVITVEEAKSLETELEVVEGMQFDRGYLSPYFVTNADKMVCELENPFILYHEKKLSNLQAMLPILEAVVQSSRPLLIIAEDVEGEALATLVVNKLRGGLKVAAVKAPGFGDRRKAMMEDMAILTNGELVSEDLGIKLENVTLDMLGTAKKVRITKDETTIVDGAGEKADIEARVGQIKQQIENTTSDYDREKLQERLAKLAGGVAVIRVGGATEVEVKEKKDRVDDAMHATRAAVEEGVVAGGGSALLFGIKALDTCAPVNADQKTGIEIVRRALQAPIRQIASNAGVDASIVAGKVRDANDAKFGYNAATGEYGDMFSFGVIDPAKVVRVALQDAASIAGLLITTEAMVAELPEKKESAGVPDMGGMGGMGGMDF; encoded by the coding sequence ATGGCTGCAAAAGAAGTCAAATTTGATGCCGATGCCCGTCAGCGTATGCTGAAAGGTGTCGACATTCTCGCCAATGCCGTAAAAGTCACCCTCGGTCCAAAAGGCCGTAACGTCGTTATCGACAAATCTTTCGGCGCACCACGCATCACCAAGGACGGTGTCAGCGTTGCCAAGGAAATCGAACTGAAAGACAAGTTCGAGAACATGGGCGCGCAAATGGTCCGTGAAGTTGCCAGCAAGACCAATGATCTTGCCGGTGATGGCACCACCACCGCTACCGTTCTCGCTCAGGCGATCGTTCGTGAAGGTGTGAAGTCGGTTGCTGCCGGCATGAACCCGATGGACCTCAAGCGCGGTATCGACATGGCTGTTGAAGCCGTTGTCGCCGACCTCAAGGGTCGCGCCAGCAAGGTGAACGCCAATTCCGAAATCGCTCAGGTCGGTACCATTTCCGCCAATGGCGATGAAGAAATCGGCAAGATGATCGCTGAAGCCATGGAAAAAGTCGGCCATGAAGGCGTCATCACCGTTGAGGAAGCCAAGTCACTGGAAACCGAACTCGAAGTCGTTGAAGGCATGCAGTTCGACCGTGGCTATCTCTCTCCATACTTCGTCACCAATGCTGACAAGATGGTTTGCGAGCTGGAAAATCCATTCATCCTGTATCACGAGAAAAAACTCTCTAACCTGCAGGCCATGCTGCCAATCCTCGAAGCTGTTGTTCAGTCCAGCCGTCCGCTGCTGATCATCGCTGAGGACGTTGAAGGCGAAGCGCTTGCTACCCTCGTGGTCAACAAACTGCGTGGCGGCCTCAAGGTTGCTGCCGTCAAGGCTCCAGGCTTCGGTGATCGTCGCAAGGCGATGATGGAAGACATGGCGATCCTGACCAATGGTGAGTTGGTTTCCGAAGACCTCGGCATCAAGCTCGAGAATGTCACCCTCGACATGCTCGGCACCGCCAAGAAAGTCCGCATTACCAAGGACGAGACCACCATCGTTGACGGTGCTGGCGAGAAAGCCGACATCGAAGCCCGCGTTGGCCAGATCAAGCAACAAATCGAAAACACCACCTCTGATTACGACCGTGAGAAACTGCAAGAGCGTCTGGCCAAGCTGGCTGGCGGTGTTGCCGTGATCCGTGTCGGTGGTGCGACCGAAGTTGAAGTGAAAGAGAAGAAAGACCGCGTTGATGACGCCATGCACGCTACCCGCGCTGCTGTTGAAGAAGGCGTTGTTGCTGGTGGTGGTTCTGCTCTGCTGTTCGGTATCAAGGCTCTCGATACCTGTGCACCAGTCAATGCTGATCAGAAAACCGGCATTGAAATCGTTCGTCGTGCACTGCAGGCACCAATTCGCCAGATCGCTTCAAATGCAGGCGTTGATGCCTCTATCGTTGCTGGCAAGGTGCGCGATGCAAACGATGCAAAATTCGGTTACAACGCTGCAACCGGTGAATATGGCGACATGTTCTCATTCGGCGTGATCGATCCTGCGAAAGTTGTGCGTGTTGCCCTGCAGGACGCTGCTTCCATCGCTGGTCTGCTGATCACCACCGAAGCCATGGTTGCCGAGCTGCCAGAGAAAAAAGAATCTGCCGGTGTCCCTGATATGGGTGGCATGGGTGGTATGGGTGGCATGGACTTCTAA
- a CDS encoding Usg family protein, with protein sequence MSLIKQLDNYRLTTAEILYHMPDHPDLLQSYIWQEYDMAPKFPVLKKFLDFWAREIDGKLHSVNISSKGIISANDLGLRDSEYALH encoded by the coding sequence ATGAGCTTGATTAAACAACTGGACAACTACCGCCTGACCACGGCGGAAATTCTCTACCATATGCCGGATCATCCGGACCTGCTGCAGAGCTACATCTGGCAGGAATATGATATGGCCCCGAAATTCCCGGTTTTGAAAAAGTTTCTGGATTTCTGGGCCCGCGAGATCGACGGCAAGCTGCATTCCGTCAATATCTCCAGCAAGGGCATCATCAGCGCCAACGACCTCGGACTGCGCGACAGCGAATACGCGCTGCACTAG
- a CDS encoding NAD-glutamate dehydrogenase: MSSRDDGLKTALLDRVIDVQKDLVAEASRDSIASFTRQIYAHVAPEDLGRRSVAHLAHAALSLWEFSQNRTPGQPGIRIFNPDTDEQGWNAHGTLLQIVNDDMPFLVDSVTAALQRFGITIKLVVHPVLRVERDEDGKLTSFGAAAADSEPDDDASSTPGLESIMHIEVSRLADKERQSTLHRRLKTVLDDVRSAVRDWAAMRDKCRSQATALQAKADKTSGDEHDAIAEAVAFLQWVGDDHFTFLGYRHYRFSGEGDDLSLEIEHDDGLGILVDQAYSVFDGLRNFQQLPVSAQDLFLRQSPLFLTKSNRPATVHRAVPMDAIILREHDENGKAIGEHLFLGLFTSIAYSRSARDIPYLRTKVQRAISAAGLPEQSHTGKALAHILDTYPRDELFQMTEQELLDISTGVLHLTERPRVALFVRRDPFDRFVSCMVYVPRDRYDTNLRQRMQRLLENEMSAEVSSFYVTLDATMLARIQFIMTPQGDVDGYDIEEIERKLADAARLWEDRLSDALIEAHGEDQAEALLDQFGSSFPAGYRERETARQAIIDIARLQALLHGNELGMLLYRPVEGEAKQLHFRLFHPKKALPLSRVLPTLENLGLQVLTERPYELRPNGYEGSVWLHDFEARLATDLNGDLEDAKDRFHDAFAKVWSGQAENDSLNRLILSAGLSWREVSLLRAYCRYLRQIQFPLGPEALADILVSQPKITRRLVQLFHAMHDPKASDSHADRDSKVGGHVVALDHDLENVSSLDDDRALRALISLVRETLRTNFYQQDMDGKHRPWIAFKLNSEAIDELPLPRPKREIFVYSPRVEGVHLRGGLVARGGIRWSDRRDDFRTEILGLMKAQMVKNAVIVPVGAKGGFVLKQPPVGGERDALQAEGVACYKIFIRALLEITDNIVDGGVVPPEQIIRYDGDDPYMVVAADKGTATFSDTANALSTEYGFWLDDAFASGGSAGYDHKGMGITAKGAWEGVKRHFREMGKDIQSEPFTCVGVGDMSGDVFGNGMLLSEQTKLLAAFNHLHIFVDPDPDPAVSHAERKRLFEMPRSAWSDYDPAKLSKGGMVFERSAKSLSLTPEIREALSIDRERVTPNELMEAILRAHVELLWFGGIGTYIKGDTESHGEVGDKANDYIRINGRDVRAKVVGEGANLGVTQAGRIEAAEFGVRLNTDFIDNSAGVDCSDHEVNIKILLAGVAAAGELERKDRDALLVEMTDEVGELVLADNYLQTQAISAALAEAPKRFEDHARLMRQLERDGVLNREIEGLPNEEAVADRQRDGRGMTRPEFSVLLAYSKIKLYDDLLASDLPDDEYLASSLVKYFPRALRKRYREYIMNHQLRREIIATVMANSIVNRAGPVFAKDLTDKTGMGAAEITRAYAVVRECFGLIPLWGQIQSGDNKIEAAIQLDMMRWTIRLLERCSAWFLNNLPQPIDIAETVERFKQPLQQAIASLETMVPEPEREGIAQRCDTYIKAGAEADLAMRIARLPVLFGACDIARTAEMAEVPVPVAAKAYTEISDYFSISWLHMKAVDLPRTTHWRKQAVIAIIDDLYAIRSRLAYEVLRSVDGKYDPDGSNTALIENWCEGRSQQVGRLMRLITEFRSAAEVDLSMLAIANRQLRTLTEV; the protein is encoded by the coding sequence ATGTCGTCGCGTGATGATGGGTTGAAAACCGCGCTGCTGGATCGTGTCATTGATGTGCAGAAGGATCTGGTGGCGGAGGCAAGTCGTGACAGCATTGCCAGCTTTACCCGCCAGATTTATGCCCATGTGGCACCCGAGGATCTGGGCCGTCGCTCGGTTGCGCATCTTGCCCATGCTGCTCTGTCGCTCTGGGAGTTTTCTCAGAACCGCACGCCGGGCCAGCCGGGTATCCGCATCTTCAATCCCGATACCGATGAACAGGGCTGGAACGCCCATGGCACGCTGCTGCAGATCGTCAATGACGACATGCCGTTTCTGGTCGACAGCGTCACCGCTGCCCTGCAGCGTTTTGGTATTACTATCAAGCTGGTCGTACACCCGGTTCTGCGGGTCGAGCGCGATGAGGATGGCAAGCTGACCTCATTTGGCGCCGCCGCTGCAGACAGCGAGCCGGATGATGACGCGTCGAGCACCCCCGGTCTCGAATCCATTATGCATATCGAGGTCAGCCGCCTTGCCGACAAGGAGCGGCAATCAACCCTGCACCGCCGTCTCAAAACAGTACTGGATGATGTGCGCTCCGCCGTGCGCGACTGGGCGGCGATGCGGGACAAATGCCGGAGCCAGGCAACGGCCCTGCAAGCCAAGGCGGACAAGACCAGCGGCGATGAGCATGATGCGATTGCCGAGGCTGTGGCCTTCCTGCAATGGGTTGGCGATGATCACTTCACCTTCCTCGGCTATCGCCATTACCGGTTTTCCGGCGAGGGCGATGATCTGAGCCTTGAGATCGAGCATGATGACGGTCTTGGTATCCTCGTCGATCAGGCCTATTCGGTTTTCGACGGGTTGCGGAACTTCCAGCAACTGCCGGTCAGCGCACAGGATCTGTTCCTGCGCCAGAGCCCGCTGTTCCTGACCAAATCCAACCGCCCGGCGACGGTACACCGTGCCGTACCCATGGATGCGATCATCCTGCGCGAGCATGATGAGAACGGCAAGGCGATTGGCGAACACCTGTTCCTCGGCCTGTTCACCTCCATCGCCTACAGCCGCAGCGCCCGCGATATTCCCTATCTCCGTACCAAGGTCCAGCGCGCCATCTCTGCCGCCGGACTACCGGAGCAGAGCCATACCGGCAAGGCCCTTGCCCATATCCTCGATACCTATCCGCGTGACGAGCTGTTCCAGATGACGGAGCAGGAGCTGCTGGATATCTCCACCGGCGTTCTGCACCTGACCGAGCGGCCGCGGGTCGCCCTGTTCGTCCGCCGCGATCCGTTTGACCGTTTTGTCTCGTGCATGGTCTATGTGCCGCGCGACCGTTACGACACCAATCTGCGCCAGCGCATGCAGCGTCTGCTGGAAAATGAGATGTCGGCGGAAGTCTCCAGCTTCTATGTCACACTCGACGCCACGATGCTGGCGCGTATCCAGTTTATCATGACCCCGCAAGGCGATGTCGACGGCTATGATATCGAGGAGATCGAGCGCAAGCTGGCCGACGCCGCGCGCCTGTGGGAGGATCGCCTCTCCGACGCCCTGATCGAAGCCCATGGCGAGGATCAGGCCGAGGCGCTGCTCGACCAGTTCGGCAGCAGTTTCCCCGCCGGGTATCGCGAGCGCGAAACCGCCCGTCAGGCAATCATCGATATTGCCCGTCTGCAGGCCTTACTGCATGGCAACGAGCTGGGCATGCTGCTCTACCGTCCGGTTGAGGGGGAGGCCAAGCAACTGCATTTCCGCCTGTTCCACCCGAAAAAGGCGCTGCCTTTGTCGCGGGTTCTGCCAACCCTTGAGAATCTCGGGCTGCAGGTATTGACCGAGCGGCCATATGAGCTGCGCCCGAACGGTTATGAGGGCAGCGTCTGGCTGCATGATTTCGAGGCGCGTCTCGCCACCGATCTCAACGGTGATTTGGAAGATGCCAAGGACCGGTTCCACGATGCCTTCGCCAAGGTCTGGAGCGGGCAGGCCGAGAATGACAGTCTCAACCGGCTGATCCTGTCCGCCGGTCTCAGTTGGCGTGAGGTTTCGCTGCTGCGGGCCTATTGTCGCTATTTGCGTCAGATTCAATTCCCGCTCGGTCCTGAGGCGCTTGCCGATATTCTGGTCTCACAACCGAAGATTACGAGACGGCTGGTACAGCTGTTCCATGCCATGCATGATCCGAAGGCCAGCGACAGCCATGCCGATCGCGACAGCAAGGTTGGCGGTCATGTGGTGGCGCTTGATCATGATCTGGAAAATGTCAGCAGCCTTGATGATGACCGGGCGCTCCGTGCCCTGATCAGTCTGGTGCGTGAGACGCTGCGGACCAATTTCTATCAGCAGGACATGGATGGCAAGCACCGGCCATGGATTGCCTTCAAGCTAAATTCGGAGGCCATTGACGAACTGCCGCTGCCACGTCCGAAGCGGGAGATTTTTGTCTACAGCCCGCGGGTTGAGGGCGTGCATCTGCGCGGTGGTCTGGTTGCCCGTGGCGGTATTCGCTGGTCGGACCGCCGGGATGATTTCCGCACCGAGATTCTGGGGCTGATGAAGGCTCAGATGGTCAAGAACGCGGTCATCGTGCCGGTCGGGGCCAAGGGCGGATTTGTGCTCAAACAGCCGCCAGTGGGCGGCGAGCGGGATGCGCTGCAGGCCGAGGGCGTTGCCTGCTACAAGATATTCATCCGCGCATTGCTCGAGATCACCGACAATATCGTCGATGGCGGTGTCGTACCGCCGGAACAGATCATCCGCTATGACGGTGATGATCCGTATATGGTGGTGGCTGCCGACAAGGGCACAGCGACGTTCTCCGACACGGCCAATGCGCTGTCGACCGAATACGGCTTCTGGCTCGATGACGCCTTCGCTTCCGGTGGCTCAGCCGGTTACGACCACAAGGGCATGGGCATTACCGCCAAGGGTGCCTGGGAAGGCGTCAAGCGCCACTTCCGGGAGATGGGCAAGGATATCCAGTCCGAGCCGTTCACCTGTGTCGGTGTCGGCGATATGTCCGGTGACGTGTTCGGCAATGGCATGCTGTTGAGCGAGCAGACCAAACTGCTCGCCGCCTTCAACCATCTGCATATCTTCGTCGATCCCGATCCTGACCCTGCCGTCAGCCATGCCGAGCGCAAACGTCTGTTCGAGATGCCGCGCAGTGCCTGGAGCGATTATGATCCGGCCAAGCTGTCCAAAGGCGGCATGGTGTTCGAGCGCAGTGCCAAATCCCTGTCCCTGACGCCGGAAATCCGCGAGGCGCTGTCCATCGACCGGGAACGGGTAACGCCTAACGAGCTGATGGAAGCCATCCTGCGCGCCCATGTAGAGCTGCTCTGGTTCGGTGGTATCGGTACCTATATCAAGGGCGATACCGAGAGCCATGGGGAAGTCGGCGACAAGGCCAATGACTATATCCGCATCAATGGCCGCGATGTCCGGGCCAAGGTGGTCGGCGAGGGCGCCAATCTCGGTGTGACCCAGGCCGGTCGTATCGAGGCCGCGGAATTCGGTGTGCGCCTCAATACCGACTTTATCGACAACTCCGCCGGGGTTGATTGCTCGGATCACGAGGTCAATATCAAGATCCTGCTCGCCGGTGTTGCGGCGGCGGGTGAGCTTGAGCGTAAGGATCGTGATGCGCTGCTGGTCGAAATGACCGACGAGGTCGGCGAATTGGTGCTGGCCGATAACTACCTGCAGACACAGGCCATTTCCGCAGCGCTGGCAGAAGCGCCGAAACGGTTCGAGGATCATGCCCGCCTGATGCGGCAGCTTGAACGCGATGGCGTTCTGAACCGCGAGATCGAGGGCTTGCCGAACGAGGAAGCGGTGGCCGATCGCCAGCGTGACGGTCGCGGCATGACCCGGCCGGAATTCTCTGTCCTGCTCGCCTATAGCAAGATCAAGCTCTATGACGATCTGCTGGCGAGTGATCTGCCGGATGACGAATACCTTGCCAGCAGTCTGGTGAAATACTTCCCGCGCGCGCTGCGCAAGCGTTACCGGGAATACATCATGAACCACCAGCTGCGGCGGGAAATCATCGCTACTGTGATGGCCAATTCCATCGTCAACCGTGCCGGCCCGGTCTTTGCCAAGGACCTGACCGACAAAACCGGCATGGGAGCGGCGGAAATCACCCGTGCCTATGCTGTTGTGCGTGAATGTTTCGGTCTGATCCCGCTCTGGGGGCAAATTCAGTCCGGTGATAACAAGATAGAGGCGGCAATCCAGCTCGATATGATGCGCTGGACCATCCGCCTGCTGGAACGCTGCAGTGCCTGGTTCCTCAATAACCTGCCACAGCCGATTGATATTGCCGAGACGGTCGAGCGCTTCAAACAGCCGCTGCAGCAGGCGATTGCCAGCCTTGAAACCATGGTGCCGGAGCCGGAGCGTGAGGGCATTGCCCAGCGTTGCGATACCTATATCAAGGCGGGGGCCGAGGCTGATCTGGCCATGCGGATTGCCCGTCTGCCGGTACTCTTCGGTGCCTGTGATATTGCCCGGACTGCGGAAATGGCAGAGGTACCGGTACCGGTTGCGGCCAAGGCCTATACCGAAATTTCCGACTATTTCAGCATTTCCTGGCTGCATATGAAGGCGGTTGATCTGCCGCGCACCACCCATTGGCGCAAACAGGCGGTGATTGCGATCATTGATGATCTCTATGCCATCCGCTCGCGGCTTGCCTATGAGGTGCTGCGGTCGGTTGATGGCAAATATGATCCGGATGGCAGCAACACGGCCCTGATCGAGAACTGGTGCGAGGGTCGTTCCCAGCAGGTTGGTCGCCTCATGCGGCTGATTACGGAGTTCCGCTCGGCAGCCGAGGTTGATCTGTCCATGCTGGCCATTGCCAACCGTCAGTTGCGGACATTGACTGAAGTCTGA